From bacterium:
GGAGATCGTGCGGGCGGAGATGCAGGACGCGCTGGACTCGATCGCCCGGCGGTTCCCCAGGGGCGAGGGGCCGTCGCGACGGGCGACGGGCGCCCCGCAGGGCTAGTGGTGTCTCCGACCGCCACCGCCCGTTCCACGCGGCCTCGGGGCGCGCGCGCGGACCTCGGGGCGGTGTTCGCACGAGCGGGCGCGATCGTGTGGCTCCTGGTGGCGCTCGCGGCGATCTCGGCGGCACGGTCGCCCGCCGAGCTCTTCCTTATTGCGCCAGGAGAAGGCATCGGCGCGCTCCACCTGGGCATGACCCTCGGAGAAGCGGAAGCCACAATGCGGCGGCCCAAATCGACGTTCCCCCTCGCGAACGGCGAGGATACGATCCACACGTGGTTTGCCACGGTCCGCAACGCGGACGGAACCGTCGCGATGGGGGGCGCGGGCGGTTTGTACGCGGTCGTGGACGCGTCAGGGAAGATCCGACAAGTGGGCGCGCACTACGCACCGCGCTACATGACATCCAACGGGCTGCACACCGGTGTCGCCGAGGCGACGGTGCGAGCGGTCCTTGGGGAACCGCCGAACGTTTACCCCCAGCAGGGCTACCACGAGCTGGCCTACCCCGCGCTCGGCATCACGTGCTCGATCGTGGACGATCAGCGGATTGGTGGATACAAGACCGTGTATGAGATCGTTGTGTACCCGCCCACGCAGTGAAGCCGCAGGGGCCGGGACGCGCGGACGTGCCCAGCCCCTGCGCGATGGTGTGCGTCTCTACCAGCCGTTGCTGCTCTTGGTGGTTCCCCCGTTGGACGTGCTCGGGCCGGGCGACATCGCCGCCTTGAGATCGACCGATGCCACCCACCATTTGCTGGCCACACCCTGGCCGTTGGCTTGACCCGCGGCGGTATCCGCGGAGTAGCGGTACAGCAGATGGCCGTTGTACGCCACCTGCGAGCCGTTTGCCGTCTTGACCAGCGACAGCTTTCCCGGGAGCGGGTCCTCCGCGGTTGGCGCGGACGCGCTGAGGAGCGGGGGCCAGGCCGACGCGCAGCCGGCGGTGCACGCGCTCTGCGTCGGGGTGTCCGAAGCGAAATAATACAAGGTCATGCCCTTCGCGTCCGTCAGGATCTTGGCTTGCTTGCCTCCCACGGTGACCATCCCCGTCTCCACCGTGTACGCGGCGGCGGCGTAGCCGCCGACCGCGGCGAGTCCGGCGATCACGCTGACGCCTGCGAGCAACACGAACAATCCACGTACCCTCCTATGCATGAAGCGTCCCCCTTGTGCGACGTATCGGACGAACGCATGGCGCACCCGCGTCCATGCACCATGGTGCGATCCGGGGTTCACGAGGGCGTCAACGATCCGTAACAAACCTGCCACGCGCGCGGGCGAGGCGGCGCGGGGCCGGGCGGTCTGTCTCGGGGCCGTGCGTCGAGTGACGGTCGCGGACGTGGCTACGGGTCAGAGCCGGCTGTTCCACTCTCTCGTGGCCCACGACAGCGCCTGCGCGGGCGTCATGCGGCCGAAGAACGCGTTCTCCACGGCCTCGCGGAAGATGCGGAAGAGTTCATCGCTGTGGGGTGTGACGATGGTGAGGTCGCGCGCGATCCCGAGCTCCCGCGCGGCGATCGCGCGGCCGCGGTCCACGGGGGTGGTCCCGGCCTGGGTGAAGTACGGATCGGCCGCGGCCGCGCGGGTGGAGGGAAAAGCCACGACGACATGGGAGAACGCGAGCTGATTTTCATCGTTCGTGACGAACAGCGCGAAGTCGACCGCCTCGGCGCGGTGGCGGCTCGCGGTCGGCACGGCCAGATCCATCGTCGGCAGGTCGAGCACGTGTCCAAGCCCGATCGGCTCCGGGGCGACCAGGGTCTCGCGGTAGACGTCCGGACCGTCCGAGCGCACCCGGAGCAGAAACTCGGGACCGGTCACGAGCATCGCCAACTGCCCGGCAGCGTATCGTTCGGTGGCGCCGAGATACCCGCGCCGCAGGGTGTCGGCGGGGAACAGGTCGTGCTTGAATGCATCGACGTATCGCGCGAGCAACGCCACGTGGGCCGGACTGTCGAAGACCGCGCGGTGCCCGTCCGGGCTGAGCACCGGCAGTCCGTCTTCCTGGAACAGCGTGAGCAGCCGGGTCGTGTCGACGTTCGGCATGAACCCATACACGCCGGTCTTCTGCTTGATCGTCGCCGCAGTTTGGATGAACTCGT
This genomic window contains:
- a CDS encoding sugar ABC transporter substrate-binding protein, whose translation is MRRRLAVAAVLALLLGAGAASAGSQAQLEFWTISLQPLLTSYVQDAIARYEHVHPGVRVRWIDLQLEALDQKLLAAIAGGVAPDVVNLNTEITIRMAQVHALVDMDAAVPETTRARYFANVWASLRVQGRAYGIPWYVEPDVLAYNQALFRRAGLDPAHPPRTMNEFIQTAATIKQKTGVYGFMPNVDTTRLLTLFQEDGLPVLSPDGHRAVFDSPAHVALLARYVDAFKHDLFPADTLRRGYLGATERYAAGQLAMLVTGPEFLLRVRSDGPDVYRETLVAPEPIGLGHVLDLPTMDLAVPTASRHRAEAVDFALFVTNDENQLAFSHVVVAFPSTRAAAADPYFTQAGTTPVDRGRAIAARELGIARDLTIVTPHSDELFRIFREAVENAFFGRMTPAQALSWATREWNSRL